A genomic segment from Gracilinanus agilis isolate LMUSP501 chromosome 1, AgileGrace, whole genome shotgun sequence encodes:
- the FBRS gene encoding probable fibrosin-1: METAAAPAPAPGPPGWGGEGASQPRRQRRCSRRDRERRQRRRRGGGRRAAAGDAPRTLLGAASALLPSSSSSSSPPPPPPPPPPPPPARPWSSASSGERGSPRGKRRRRRPPRPRGRKRPPGSGSRGEEEDDDEEEEGEEEEEEEEEDLIDGFAIASFASLEALQKDASLQPPERLEHRLKHSGKRKRGGVGGGRGEPGDSSERETGRPPGDRARKRPSKRRRKEASSRHSLEAGYICDAESDLDERVSDDDLDPSFTVSTSKASGPHGNLNGNCEAKLSVIPKVSGLERSQEQPPGPDPLLVPFPAKEPLPPPAPRPPTTPPTPMPAPVSLPPPPPPQLQLRVSPFGIRSSTYGSGLDLSTGSSSRPPPKAPAPPVAPPPPSSSSSSSSSSSSSSAQLSHRPPTPSLPLPLANHGFPPAGLRAPPPPPHPALFSPGPTLPPPPPLLQVAGHPGAATASALSEQELMRQDLSTRFLSAQGGPEVGGAGGSARPLAFQFHQHNHQHQHTHQHTHQHFTPYPPGLLPPHGPHMFEKYPGKIEGLFRHNLYAAFPPAVPGLPPGLPPAVSFGSLQGAFQPKSTNPELPPRLGPVPSGLPQKGTQIPDHFRPPLRKPGKWCAMHVRVAYMILRHQEKMKGDPHKLDFRNDLLPCLPGAYGGLPPGQELSHPASLFTATGAVHPAANPFTAAPGPPTSFLSPGTHIDPFGRPTSFASLAALSNGAFGGLGSPTFNTGAVFAQKESPGAPPAFASPPDPWARLHRGPPTFPAWARPPEAARTPGSDKERPVERREPSAPKEEKDRDLPFSRPQLRVSPATPKSRAGEEGVRPPKEPVRVKEERKEEVPGPPSLHLLFDRPRPPPFLGPSPSDRCAPFLEPWLPGPPRLARPPRFYEAGEELGGAGAVATARLYGLEPTHPLLYGRLAPPPPTAAPGPPQLLSKTPPGALLGAPPPLVPAPRPGSPPRPPGPPRADR, encoded by the exons AGCGGCGGCGCCGGGGCGGGGGGCGGCGGGCAGCCGCCGGGGACGCGCCGCGGACATTGCTGGGGGCGGCCTCGGCGTTGCTGCcttcgtcgtcgtcgtcgtcctcgcccccgccgccgccgccaccgcctcCACCGCCGCCCCCGGCCCGGCCCTGGTCGTCAGCCTCCTCCGGGGAGCGCGGCAGCCCCCGGGGAAAGAGGCGTCGGCGCCGGCCCCCCCGGCCCCGGGGCAGGAAGCGGCCCCCCGGCTCGGGCagcagaggggaggaggaggacgacgacgaagaggaggagggggaagaggaggaggaggaggaggaggaggacctcATCGATGGTTTCGCCATTGCCAGCTTCGCCAGCCTTGAGGCCCTGCAG AAGGATGCATCCCTTCAGCCCCCAGAGCGACTGGAGCACCGGCTAAAACATTCCGGAAAGCGGAAGCGGGGGGGTGTAGGGGGGGGCCGAGGGGAGCCAGGAGACAGCTCAGAGCGGGAGACTGGCCGGCCCCCAGGGGACCGTGCCCGAAAAAGGCCCAGCAAGCGAAGGAGGAAAGAG GCCTCCTCCCGACACTCTCTGGAAGCCGGATACATA tGTGACGCGGAGAGTGACCTGGACGAGAGG GTCTCTGATGATGACCTCGATCCGTCGTTTACTGTCTCAACCAGCAAAG CCTCGGGCCCCCATGGCAACTTAAATGGGAACTGTGAAGCGAAACTCTCTGTGATCCCCAAAGTGTCGGGGCTGGAGCGGAGTCAGGAGCAGCCCCCAGGACCCGACCCGCTGCTAGTGCCTTTCCCTGCCAAGGAGCCGCTGCCTCCACCGGCCCCCCGACCCCCAACCACCCCCCCAACCCCGATGCCAGCCCCTGTCAGCCtgccacctccacccccaccccagttgCAGCTCCGGGTTTCACCCTTCGGCATCCGCTCTTCCACTTATGGCAGTGGCCTGGACCTCAGCACTGGCAG CTCTTCGAGGCCACCCCCGAAGGCTCCTGCCCCTCCAGTGGCCCCACCTccaccttcttcttcctcttcctcttcctcctcctcctcctcatcttcagCTCAACTCTCCCATCGGCCTCCAACACCTTCCTTGCCCTTGCCTCTGGCCAACCATGGCTTCCCCCCTGCTGGGCTACGGGCACCGCCCCCACCTCCTCATCCTGCCCTATTCTCCCCTGGTCCAactctacccccacccccacctttgCTGCAGGTGGCAGGCCACCCTGGGGCTGCGACGGCCAGTGCACTCTCTG AGCAGGAGCTGATGAGGCAGGACCTGAGCACTCGGTTCCTGAGCGCCCAGGGAGGCCCCGAGGTGGGCGGGGCAGGGGGCTCAGCCCGGCCCCTGGCCTTCCAGTTCCACCAGCACAACCACCAGCACCAGCACACCCACCAGCACACCCACCAGCACTTCACCCCCTATCCTCCTGGCCTGCTGCCCCCCCACGGCCCCCACATG TTCGAGAAATATCCAGGAAAAATCGAAGGCCTTTTCCGGCATAAC CTCTATGCGGCCTTCCCCCCTGCTGTCCCTGGCCTTCCCCCTGGTCTGCCTCCTGCTGTTTCCTTTGGTTCTCTGCAAGGGGCTTTCCAGCCTAAG AGCACGAATCCAGAGTTGCCACCACGACTGGGGCCGGTCCCCAGTGGGCTGCCCCAAAAGGGAACACAG ATTCCTGACCATTTCCGCCCCCCACTGAGG AAACCAGGAAAGTGGTGTGCCATGCATGTGCGAGTGGCCTATATGATCTTGAGGCACCAGGAGAAGATGAAG GGTGATCCTCACAAGCTGGATTTTCGGAATGACCTTTTGCCCTGCCTCCCTGGGGCCTATGGAGGCCTTCCCCCTGGGCAGGAGCTCTCCCACCCAGCTTCCCTCTTTACTGCAACAG GTGCTGTCCATCCTGCTGCCAATCCTTTCACAGCAGCTCCTGGACCCCCCACGTCCTTTCTGAGTCCTGGTACCCACATCG ATCCTTTTGGGCGTCCTACCAGCTTTGCGTCCTTGGCTGCTCTCTCCAATGGGGCCTTTGGGGGCCTGGGCAGCCCTACGTTCA ACACTGGTGCTGTGTTTGCCCAGAAAGAAAGCCCAGGGGCTCCTCCTGCCTTTGCCTCTCCTCCAGATCCGTGGGCCCGGCTGCACCGCGGCCCCcctacctttcctgcctgggCTCGGCCTCCTGAGGCTGCACGGACACCTGGCTCAGACAAAGAACGTCCAGTGGAGAGGCGAGAGCCCTCGGCCCCCAAAGAGGAGAAAGATAG GGATCTCCCATTTTCCCGACCACAGCTTCGAGTTTCCCCAGCCACCCCCAAGTCCCGGGCCGGGGAGGAGGGGGTAAGACCCCCCAAGGAGCCTGTGAgggtgaaggaagagaggaaggaggaggtcCCTGGGCCTCCCAGCCTACATCTGCTATTTGATCGGCCCCGACCACCCCCCTTCCTGGGCCCCAGCCCTTCCGACCGATGTGCCCCCTTCTTGGAGCCCTGGCTGCCGGGCCCTCCACGTCTGGCCCGCCCCCCACGATTCTATGAGGCTGGGGAAGAgctgggaggggcaggagctgTGGCCACAGCTCGCCTCTATGGTCTGGAGCCTACCCATCCCCTACTCTATGGCCGCTTGGCCCCCCCGCCTCCTACCGCAGCCCCTGGGCCCCCTCAATTGCTTAGCAAGACACCTCCTGGGGCCCTCCTGGGGGCTCCTCCCCCCTTGGTGCCCGCCCCTCGGCCTGGCTCTCCCCCTCGGCCACCAGGGCCACCCAGAGCTGACAGGTGA